One Arthrobacter sp. B3I4 genomic window, GGGGCCGATCGTCCGGGCGGCCTGCATTGCGACCGCGGTCCAGCGTTTCCGCTTCATTCAGCGTGTCTACCACCGGAACGACATGGACGTCGACCTTGTACTCGGCCCGGATCCTGCTCGCCAGCTCCGGGCCGGTGTCCAGCGGGCTGCGGATCTGGATCTGTACCAGGCCCGTTTCCCGGGCCGCGGAGAGCAGCCTCGACACCGTCGAGCGGGAAGTCCGCAACTCCCGTGCGATCGCGTCCATGGTCAGATCCTGCAGGTAATACAGCTGGGCGGCCCGGAGGGCGTCAGACGGACGGGTAGGGGACATCTCGGCTCCGTTCTGCACGTTTGTGCATAGTGCTTGACTCCATTTTCCATTAGTCCAAACAATAGTGGTGAACGGCGGCGCGCCTGAGAGCGCGCGGCGCAGCGTCAAGCCCCAAGGAGCAGTTTTGGGAAACAAGGTTTCATCCGGTCATTCGGCGTCGAGCAGGCAGCGCACATCCGTGCAGCAATTGCGGAACCGGCCCCACGCGCAGGTCCTCATCATCGGCGGGGGCATCAACGGCGTCGGAACCTTCCGGGATCTGGCCATGCAGGGTGTTGACGTCGCCCTCGTCGAACGGGGCGACTTTTGCCAGGGCGCCAGCGGCGCTTCCTCGCACATGATCCACGGCGGGATCCGGTACCTCGAAAACGGCGAATTCCGCCTGGTCCAGGAGTCGGTAGTCGAACGAAACCGGCTGCTCCGCATCGCCCCGCACTACGTGAAACCGCTGCAGACCACCATTCCCATCTTCAGCACGTTCTCCGGCATCCTCAACGCGCCGCTGCGGTTCCTCACTCACAAGCAGGGAAAGCACACCGAGCGCGGCGCCTTCCTGATCAAACTGGGCCTGAGCATGTACGACTTCTTCTCCCGCGACGGCGGCACCGTCCCGCGCCACCAGTTCCGCGGCCGCAAGCGCGCCCTGGCCGAACTGCCCCGGCTCCACCCGGGCATCAAGTACGCCGCCACCTACTTCGACGCCTCCGTCCACAACCCTGAGCGGCTCACCCTGGACGTGCTCCAGGACGGCGAGAAGGCCGGCCAGGCCGGCGGCAACGGCGCCCGCGCCAGCAACTACCTCTCCCTGGTATCCATGCAGGCAGCGTCCGCGGGCAAGGCCAGCACCGTCCAGCTTCGTGACGAGCTGACCGGCGAGGTGTTTGATTTCAACGCCGACGTCGTGGTGAACACCACCGGCGCGTGGGTGGACCTCACCAACCAGGCCATGGGTGCCGCCTCGGCCTTCATGGGCGGCACCAAGGGCTCGCACATCGTCCTGGACCACCCGGAACTGCTGGCCGCCTGCCAGGGGCGGGAAATCTTCTTCGAGCACACCGACGGCAGGATCGTGCTGATCTACCCGATGGGCGACCGGGTCCTGGTCGGCACGACCGACGTCGACGCCGACATGGCCGAGGACGCGGTGTGCACCGAGGCCGAAATCGACTACTTCTTCGACCTCATCGGGCACGTCTTCCCCGACGTCGCCGTGGACCGGGAGCAGATCGTCTACACCTTCGCCGGTGTCCGCCCGCTGCCCAAGCACGACGCCACCCAGCCTGGATTCGTCAGCCGCGACTACCGGATCGAGCGCCGCGGCCCGGCAACCGGGGAGGACGGTGCGGTTGTGCTCAGCCTGGTGGGCGGCAAATGGACTACCTTCCGTGCCCTCGCCGAGCACCTGAGCGACGACGTCCTGGCCGAACTCGGCCAGGAGCGGAAGGTCTCGACGGCGAAACTGGCCATCGGCGGCGGCGCCGGCTTCCCCGAGACCGAAGACGGCATCCAGCGCTGGATCAAGGCCCACATGTCCGCGGACCGGGACGCGGACCGGACCGCCGGCCTGCTCACCCGCTACGGCACGCGTGCGGTGGATGTGATGGCCTACCTCGACGCCGGAACCGACCGGACGCTGCGCTCCACCCGGGAGCTGAGCGTGCGTGAGCTGGAGTTCATGGCCCAAAACGAGCAGGTGGGACACCTGATCGACGTACTCATTCGCCGCACTTCGCTTGCCTTCCGCGGGCTCGTGACGGGTGAACTGCTGAACGAGGTCGCCGAGGTCCTGTCCGGCCCGCTGGGCTGGGACGCGGCCGCCCGCACCGCCGAGATCAACCACGCCCAGGAGGTGCTTGAGCGTTTCCATGGCGTCCAGGTCCACAGCCTGGTCGCCTGACAGCTTGTGTGCCCGGATGGGTTAGCCCGGGCACAAAGACTGCCGAGGATCCCGGTTCCCTCCGGGGACCCCGGCAGTGACCGACCGGCAGCGCGCAAACGCTGCCGGTCCAACGTTCCCTCAAACTCGCGGGGAACGACAACAGAAAATAGAGGAGTCAAAGATGTCTCTTGGAATAGTTTTCCTATCCGAAGTATTCGGCACCGCAATGCTGACCCTGCTGGGTTGCGGCGTTGTGGCCAACGTGGCGCTCAAGGGCACGAAAGGCAACAACGGCGGGTTCCTGATGGTTACCTGGGGTTGGGGCATTGCCGTCTTCGCCGGTGTCTTCGTCGCCGCCAAGTCGGGTGCGCACCTGAACCCCGCCGTCACCTTCGGCCTCCTGCTTAACGGCAAGAAGGAGTACGCCCCGGGAGTCCCCGTCGACTTCGGCTCCACCCTGACTTACTTCGGCGCGGAACTGCTCGGCGCTTTCCTGGGTGCCGTGGTCATGTGGCTTGCCCACAAGCAGCACTTCGATGTCGAGCCGGAACCGGCCAGCAAGCTGGGCGTCTTCTCCACCGGCCCGGCCATCCGCTCCACGCCGTGGAACCTCATCACGGAGATCGTCGGCACCTTTGTCCTGGTCTTTGTCATCCTGACCTTCGGCGGGACGCCGTCCGGACTCGGCCCGCTGGCCGTCGCCCTGCTGGTGGTCGGCATCGGCGTTTCCCTCGGCGGCCCCACCGGTTACGCCATCAACCCGGCCCGTGACCTTGGTCCGCGCATCGCCCACGCCCTGCTGCCGATCAAGGGCAAGGGTTCCTCCGACTGGAGCTACTCCTGGATCCCGGTCGTCGGACCGCTGGTCGGCGGCGGTCTCGCCGGCATCGTCGCCGCGATCGTGCCGATCATCGCGACCGCTGCAGCCTCGTAAGAACCACCACCGTACGCATCACATTCAACCGCTAGGCCAACAGACAAGGACGTCAACGTGAACCAGTATGTAATCGCCATTGACCAGGGAACGACCAGCACCCGCGCCATCGTGTTCGACCACAGCGGCAACATCGTTTCCTCCGGCCAGATGGAACACGAGCAGATCTTCCCGCAGGCCGGCTGGGTGGAGCACGACCCGGCCGAGATTTGGAACAACACCCGCGAGGTCATCGCCTCGGCGCTGTCCAAGGCCAACCTCACCCGGCACGACATCGCCGCGGTCGGCATCACCAACCAGCGTGAAACGGCGGTGGTCTGGGACAAGACCACCGGCAAGGCCGTCTACAACGCAATCGTCTGGCAGGACACCCGCACCCAGTCGATCGTGGACGAACTGGCCAAGGACGGCGGTCCGGACCGGTTCAAGCAGACGGTCGGCCTGCCGCTCGCGACCTACTTCTCGGGAACGAAGATCAAATGGATCCTCGACAACGTCGAAGGCGCCCGCGCGAAGGCCGAAGCCGGCGACCTGGTGTTCGGCAACACCGACAGCTGGGTGCTGTGGAACCTGACCGGCGGCACGGACGGGGGCGTGCACGTCACCGACGTGACCAACGCGTCCCGGACCATGTTCATGGACCTTGAAACGCTGTCCTGGGACCAGGGGATTCTGGATGCCTTCGGCGTCCCGGCCTCCATGATGCCGGCGATCAAGTCGTCCTCCGAGGTGTACGGCAACGTGCACACCTCCCAGCTGCTGCGCGAGGTCCCGGTCGCCGGCATCCTGGGTGACCAGCAGGCGGCCACGTTCGGCCAGGCTGCGTTCGATACCGGCGAAGCCAAGAACACCTACGGCACGGGCTGCTTCCTTATCTTCAACACCGGTGAGGAGATCGTCCACTCCAAGAACGGCCTGCTGACCACGGTCGGGTACAAGCTCGGCGACGCCAAGCCGCATTATGCGCTGGAGGGTTCCATCGCGGTGACCGGTTCGCTGGTGCAGTGGCTGCGCGACAACCTCAACATGATCAGCAGCGCCCCCGAGGTGGAGCGCCTCGCCGCTTCGGTCGAGGACAACGGCGGGGTGTACATCGTCCCGGCCTTCTCCGGCCTGTTCGCTCCGTACTGGCGTTCCGATGCCCGCGGCGCGATCGTCGGCCTGACCCGGTTCGTGAACAAGAACCACATCGCCCGCGCGGCGCTGGAGGCCACGGCGTTCCAGACCCGCGAGGTGCTCGACGCCGTCAACGCCGACTCGGGTGTGCCGCTGACGGA contains:
- a CDS encoding MIP/aquaporin family protein codes for the protein MSLGIVFLSEVFGTAMLTLLGCGVVANVALKGTKGNNGGFLMVTWGWGIAVFAGVFVAAKSGAHLNPAVTFGLLLNGKKEYAPGVPVDFGSTLTYFGAELLGAFLGAVVMWLAHKQHFDVEPEPASKLGVFSTGPAIRSTPWNLITEIVGTFVLVFVILTFGGTPSGLGPLAVALLVVGIGVSLGGPTGYAINPARDLGPRIAHALLPIKGKGSSDWSYSWIPVVGPLVGGGLAGIVAAIVPIIATAAAS
- the glpK gene encoding glycerol kinase GlpK, with translation MNQYVIAIDQGTTSTRAIVFDHSGNIVSSGQMEHEQIFPQAGWVEHDPAEIWNNTREVIASALSKANLTRHDIAAVGITNQRETAVVWDKTTGKAVYNAIVWQDTRTQSIVDELAKDGGPDRFKQTVGLPLATYFSGTKIKWILDNVEGARAKAEAGDLVFGNTDSWVLWNLTGGTDGGVHVTDVTNASRTMFMDLETLSWDQGILDAFGVPASMMPAIKSSSEVYGNVHTSQLLREVPVAGILGDQQAATFGQAAFDTGEAKNTYGTGCFLIFNTGEEIVHSKNGLLTTVGYKLGDAKPHYALEGSIAVTGSLVQWLRDNLNMISSAPEVERLAASVEDNGGVYIVPAFSGLFAPYWRSDARGAIVGLTRFVNKNHIARAALEATAFQTREVLDAVNADSGVPLTELKVDGGMVANDALMQFQADILGVPVIRPKVVETTSLGAAYAAGLAVGFWKDLGECSANWSEDKRWEPQMDEAERDRQMRLWKKAVTKSMDWVDEDVK
- a CDS encoding glycerol-3-phosphate dehydrogenase/oxidase; the protein is MGNKVSSGHSASSRQRTSVQQLRNRPHAQVLIIGGGINGVGTFRDLAMQGVDVALVERGDFCQGASGASSHMIHGGIRYLENGEFRLVQESVVERNRLLRIAPHYVKPLQTTIPIFSTFSGILNAPLRFLTHKQGKHTERGAFLIKLGLSMYDFFSRDGGTVPRHQFRGRKRALAELPRLHPGIKYAATYFDASVHNPERLTLDVLQDGEKAGQAGGNGARASNYLSLVSMQAASAGKASTVQLRDELTGEVFDFNADVVVNTTGAWVDLTNQAMGAASAFMGGTKGSHIVLDHPELLAACQGREIFFEHTDGRIVLIYPMGDRVLVGTTDVDADMAEDAVCTEAEIDYFFDLIGHVFPDVAVDREQIVYTFAGVRPLPKHDATQPGFVSRDYRIERRGPATGEDGAVVLSLVGGKWTTFRALAEHLSDDVLAELGQERKVSTAKLAIGGGAGFPETEDGIQRWIKAHMSADRDADRTAGLLTRYGTRAVDVMAYLDAGTDRTLRSTRELSVRELEFMAQNEQVGHLIDVLIRRTSLAFRGLVTGELLNEVAEVLSGPLGWDAAARTAEINHAQEVLERFHGVQVHSLVA